The Daphnia pulex isolate KAP4 chromosome 7, ASM2113471v1 genome includes the window CCTACATATATCGATTCAATTCATTATAATTACcgtcatttttcatttgaaacaattaaaaaacgaaCTTGGGAGACGTTGATTTCGCCCTTGTACATGAATTCGACGATGATGGCCAAATCATCGAAGCTGGTCTCCCGCATAATGACAATCATCGGCCCCGTGACTGGCGGCTCGGCGTGCTCCAAGAAGAGCTGTTCGAAGTAGGTGCTGCAAGCCGACAGCACCATCTGCAGTCGGAAGAAGAAagcaaatgttgaaaaaagaaaaaaaggaaatgcacacaaaaatacaaaataaaaaagaaacgaaagaagaagaagaagaaaaaaaaaacggggaaaaGCAAAGCAAAATTATCGATTTTCCGCCAACAACGGGTTCGGGAGCGGAGAGCTCACAGAGCTCCAGGgggaaaggaggaggaggtaaaagggggggggacaaaaaaaaactatgtgGAGGATAtaatggatattttttttttcgatctaAAAGAGAAGGGgtggatagaagaagaagaagaaaaaaaaacacggggAATattgaagctgctgctgctgctgcattttaCCTTGTGTGCGCGGATGCTTCTGCCCTCTGCCGCCAGAGTGACATCGGTGAAACTCTCGTTGGAGAAGAGTCGACCAAAGACTTTGAGCAGGTTACTAGAGTGGTTGTTCCATTTCAGGCAAAATTGATGATGAGACATTTCCATGGTTCCTGGTAacggaaaagagaagaaaattattttgacttggtggggaagaaataaacaaaataaaagagatgcAATCAAATGTCATTAGACGACGTCAATAATGCGCAACCCGATCGAAGTAgatttttgggttattttggGGGGGTGCCGAGCTGTGCACAGGCACACAGGGCCGGTCTTTTGttatcattctttttttttattttgatattatatatttttctttttccccacttttttaattccctctctctctctctcttatatacgTTGTGTCTACTTTCGGTTGTTTATTCTCCCCTCCCACCCACCCGCCGGCGCCCCTCCTCCccgggagaaagaagaagaagaagaaaaagaagaaaaaaaaacgacgcaGGGACGCCTCGAAATCGATCGAGCTgaaacttgttatttttcgACGTCACACGCACAAaaaacggaaagagaaaagaataaaaaaaaaaaagtttgtggaGAAAATATAACCGACACTTTTTCTCGGAATTTTTGGCAAGGACTCGAAAAACCGGTTTCGGGTGGATGAATTTctcgttaaaaaacaaaaaagcaaaaaacgGAAATTGTCGAAAAAcaagacgaggaaaaaaataaatagaataataataaaagtaaaatagtatatttattttttctcaacaAAAGAGGGAAATATAACCCGTCTGCTGTTCgttatttttgtgttattttttttcctacaagTCATGGCCcagatagagagagaacccGGACGGGTGGAATAGAAAGAAGAGGGAATACAATGCGACcctctaaaaaagaaaaaaagaaaggaaaaataaatataatatgaaaatgaaaaaaagaaaaaattaaaaaaaaactaaaaaaaaaaaaaaagtcacgcCGAAATAGCAAAGATGGCGCAAGCGCATGCGCCGgcgggaaaataataaaaaatagaaaaaaaataaacgaagaaaacgtgtaaaaagaaaagaggggaaaaattcttcttccccccccctgACTCGctgaagaaaatttttcggCGGGGAGaagcaattttgaaaaaatcgatTCGACCATCTCTTCAaggtctttttatttatttctactATTGATTTGTAATTGGATCAAAATTGAAAGtgagtcacacacacacacacacacacaaaatgcaTTCGTGTCATGATTAATGCTCGACgatcaataaaactaaaaGCTCAGCTTGTTTCACCCAATCCAATCTCACGGATTAATCAATTCCCGccgatttcgaaaaaataataataataaaaaattttctagttCGTTCGATattctcacacacacaaaaaatggtTCAGACGACCAAAGTCCGAGATCACGAACGAACTTTGAAATCTACAGTTGTCTTTCCCCCCGACCATTTTCGTTCGagaattatattatatagtcTCATTTCTAAAAACCTGAAaggcaaattttcaaatgttcaaaaaaaggagcatGGCGCGAGAGAGCGAATTTCCAGGAAGAGACGAATCGAATTCTCGtgtcctttctctctttccgtGAAAACGTTTCAACCATAtagatgtgtgtgtttcttttttaacacacgaacaaaataaaaaaaaaaaaaaagaaaggaatgaaTAGAAATGTGAAGCCATGACGGTCATTCGAAATTTGAACAGCCGGaggaaatacgaaaaaaacaaaacaaaacaaccaaaacttaaaaaagacgGAAATATGGCGTCTTTGGCtcggcttttttatttttctttttttctctcccggatgatattattatttattatttttttcttttttttcgttgtttttgtttagctcctctaaaaaaaaattccccccgtttttttttccacgaaaTCCCTTCACTTAATGACGTCATATTGTTGCGGCTTACTTTTACCGTTATTCCCacacgaaaatttttttcccgaaaattcttattttcctaCCCCCCATGATTGGaagtaagaaataattttagtcgaaaaacaagtcaacaacaaccaacaaatacaaaatagtAGCGTGAGCgtgaaaatcggaaaaaaactTACCGGCAGAGGCAAAATAAAGGGGtagagcgcgcgcgcgcgccaaaaacaaacagaaatggtcGTCGTTCGTTCGTCGTTCGTGGATGGacgtctgcttttttttttcttcttttttacccacacacacacacaccccaacaaaacaacacacgCGCAGCCGTTGGAGACTGTGGAGAGCCCCGGCAACGAGCTGCAATCGGTTTCAAGTGTCGACTCTCGACTGCAAACCTCCTCCTCTGCTGGCTTTACCCACACCGTGTTGTTGGGCCCCGGGacctgtggtggtggtggggggagcTTCTCACAGAAAAAGAGGGTGGATGGTGGGAGAgttgaacgaaaagaaaaaataataaaaataaaaaaaatggggggaaaaaattttgggGAAAGGGGAGTAGCGCGGGTCACGTGATCTCGGGATACTCGGAAAAGATGGGCGGAGCTtcgaattatttttcgttcgaaaataaataaaaaaaattttcgagaaaatatttcagataaaagaaatttttattttaaacgaaaaatcaaaagatagAAAACGGGGAAATTTTATTCCCACCAATCTTTATGGTATAAAGCTGGAAAAAtgctttaattttcttttttttttaaatattttttttatctttatttttcttttttttgcgcgCAAAAGCCGAAATGGTACGACGTCCCGCATTGGCCAACTCTTAGATCCGGTGCCGGAGGGAAGGCGGAGCATTTGGATTccatttgttgtgtgtgttttccctattttgtttttttcctttttattttcccctccgtcgattttttttttcacgaacaaACGCCCGAAAATGGCCGGCCGCAAAACGCTGCCATCTCTTGCTTATTTCCGGCACACAAGCAATTTCAACCCTTTTAACGATCCAGCAATGGGGGAAGAGGAGGGGGggttgacgaaaaaaaaaaaaaaaaactcatcaGAAAGCAATCAATCTTGGTGCATTCAGATTCGTCAGATTCATTAgcaaaataaatcatttcccCCCCATGCAAAtccaacaaaagagaaaatgaaaagagaaaaacgtgtattttgaatcaattttaaatcccCCTCgggctattttttttttctttcaaaaataataataataatattcgattaaaacaaaagcaaCAATTTTTCGACATCATTCGCAGCAGACTGTGAGAGCAGAGCGGACTTCAGAACGTTCATCAGGAATGCGGAGCGCGTAGGATCAGTTAATTAAAATGTGCCCTTTCCGCATCCAGCGCACTTCCTCCTATTTCTCGACGCTACCACCGACGTCCGGTCCAATGTTGCAGCTTCCACCTTGGATATGATAATTATTTCACAAGACATTTTTagaccaaataaaaaaaatgatcattaaatttttgaaaagaaaatccaattttccTTACGCGATTGAGACGATACTCTTTGTTGCGAATCTGCTCGAAACAGCGACTCATTTCGGCCTTAACACCATCTagaattggtttttttgtttcgcgtTCGTTTAGAAAATCAATGTTTCGtttgttattccttttttgtgtgcgtgtgtgtgtcaattttCGGGGAAAAACGTTCGTAAATACCTGGAAGAGTCTCAGCATCTAGCGGCGgattcaacaatttcttctcaAGGATTTGTTGTTCGACTATCTTTTCAACTTGGGCCAAttaaatggaaacaaaaaaagagaaatataagGCACTAGGTTCCAGGAACTACTCATAAGTCTGCAAACACAgtctgcacacacacacacacatgactacaattaataacaaaaagtaaaagtaaacgTTCCTTTTACCTTGTTTCTGGAGGTTATCGCACTTCTCTTCGGTTTTGGCAATGTGCTCCCGACTCACTTCCAAGTTGTTTTCCAGCACTTCCACTCGTTCCTCCAACAAATGAATAATGTGCCACAAAGCGTTGACGCCATCCTGTCAGATTGGATTATTATGAAAATTCAGAAATGACCCAAAGTGTGGGTTTCTCAATTAATTTAGTTTACATCGGACGTGGGATTGAGACGAATCTGACTGTTGGATCGCCGAGCTCCGTGAATGATTCGACGTTCTTCGTCTGCCAATTTGAGAAGTGATCCATATTTGCTGCTGTGATTTTTCGTGTTTCTAGAACGGCCAGTCACCTCGTGAACACGTTGACGGAGACGGGACCACGGTGATTTCACAGTTTGGCTACTACTATTACCTTGATTGCAGCTAGAACTAGACACCTGCTTCCGAGAATTTCGTAACAGGTTTTGAGACAAGTCAGAAATAGATATTTTCGTAAAAAATTAAGACTGCTAGGAACTTGGCACAGATAATTGCAGGTAAGAATTGAATAGGGAAATTGAATATGTCTTACCGATTCCAGTGACGTCTGTGGGGTTATTAATACCGGGACTGGAGATTGATCACGTGCCATCTCATTCAGTAGTGAAATCAAATCGAGTAGCAGTATAAAGTAGGGACAGCAACCGTATGGTTCACTTTCACTTGACGGAGTGTAACCACCGAATCAAATTGTCATCATCTTTGAAAGCGCTGTCCAAAAAATTCATCCTGATTTCCTGGTATTATtcacatttcatttgttttttttcttcttccaaaggAGGTGGATCTACTGCCATCTATTGCATGGTATGACAagccaattaaaaaattagtacttttaaaatattcaaggaATTATTACCAACGGCAACCAAAATTTGTGAAGGTTCCAAACAAATTCTGCAGGTATGTgggctacttttttttttagcttttacGTGTAAAAAAGAGTTTTGAGAAAAGCAAAAGGTTTTTTAGTAGTAGCCAAAGTCCTTCACATAAGATTTGGGTTTAGAATTttacgtttttaaaaattcactgTCTACTTGTTATACTTGCAAATTTGAGAGAAATCAGTCAGTCTGTGCCGGTCAAATTTCTTCTCCGGTTCagtttgaaattaaacaattGCTACGTCACAGTCACAATTTAGAAAGAATTAAATGCGATGGACTGAAAGATGAATTTTACTTCAAGAGGCGTCAGCTTTACTATTGTTCCGCTGACGGTGAGGCGACGACGCAGAATCGCTCGTAGATCGAACAATCGAAATAATTCCGTGAAGCTAGaaatctgagaaaaaaaaaataaaaatcgaagcTCATCCAAATTAGCTACGTTTACATAATGCTCCAGCATTTCTATTGATCTCCTTgcttgccctttttttttatttaaaaaaatttgtcaaagagaacttggttgttttttaacgTATTACTGCTCactatcaaattcaaatctgaAAATTGTTAAaggtttacaattttttgcGCTTTTCCCGTTAATCcgcatattattattattttttttacattatggCGGCAGTAAGCTGCTTAGAGTTTTTAATAATGGAATTATTAACGAAAAGCGCTAACACTTAGTGATTTTTTCTGGTAACAATAATGTAGTTTTGGATGCATTATTAAACAGCAATTAATAATAGTagttcaatttaaaaagtgattAGATTCAAGCGATTAAGTTAGCGAATACATTTCGTAGAAAGCGGTAGTAGTGGCCTCGCGTCATCAAGTCAGAGATGGTTCAGTTCATTAAGCTGTTTCAGATACTCTTTGTAgtgtttttaataattatgcTCATGAATTCGGCTGTCGGGAGAAATGACTGGAAATAAACGAATGAAGATGAACTTGTCTGTGATTGGTGTTGGTCGATCATGGATTATTTATTAGCGACCTCAGTTATTCTGTCTAGTGTTCAACCTGCTGGGAATCTCGCTGATGAGAATCTTGACgcatttactttttaattttttttgttggaacTTCAACATAGTTGTCTCCAGGACTATTCGGTGTGTATCAAATTGCgaagtttattttattcacagataaaaaagaaaacgcacAGATTCTTCACAggaagaataacaaaaattccTCGTTTTGACTCGAGTGAAGTTTTTGGGCCTTGTGAATAGCAAACATCTATGGAAGCTATATTGAAGAGTTACAGAAGATATATGTGACTTGATAAAGGCCTCTAATGCAGCCATTAGCAGAAGAATGAACTTGATTATAACAAATTCCGGTGCGCAATATTGAG containing:
- the LOC124197600 gene encoding uncharacterized protein LOC124197600 isoform X2, with protein sequence MARDQSPVPVLITPQTSLESVSSSSCNQGNSSSQTVKSPWSRLRQRVHEVTGRSRNTKNHSSKYGSLLKLADEERRIIHGARRSNSQIRLNPTSDDGVNALWHIIHLLEERVEVLENNLEVSREHIAKTEEKCDNLQKQVEKIVEQQILEKKLLNPPLDAETLPDGVKAEMSRCFEQIRNKEYRLNRVEAATLDRTSVVASRNRRKCAGCGKGTF
- the LOC124197600 gene encoding uncharacterized protein LOC124197600 isoform X1, which codes for MARDQSPVPVLITPQTSLESQVSSSSCNQGNSSSQTVKSPWSRLRQRVHEVTGRSRNTKNHSSKYGSLLKLADEERRIIHGARRSNSQIRLNPTSDDGVNALWHIIHLLEERVEVLENNLEVSREHIAKTEEKCDNLQKQVEKIVEQQILEKKLLNPPLDAETLPDGVKAEMSRCFEQIRNKEYRLNRVEAATLDRTSVVASRNRRKCAGCGKGTF